GTAGAGTTGGAGTACCGATCTATATTCAACCATCAGTGTTTCCACCATTAATTTATCCCTGTCATGTTATTACCCTTCGAATATGTGGTGAGTGGTTTTTATGATAGATATAAaagcttttttgaaaattttttttggcaaatttaaatatattttaactgGGTATATACACCTGCCAGGTATAGGCggatatttgattttttaaacctCCACAGTTAAAGTTTGGAATATGTGGTTACATACCTAAGGAAAAAAAGTTACATACAATTAGCAGAAATATGCTTTGTAGTTAGATAGCTACACCTGGGATTGTATTGAAATGGCAATTCAATAACAGGTATTCCGTATATAATGCAACCCACAACTCAAATAAGCGGTATAACTGTCACGTTAACTTATTTCACAATTCAGAAATGCTTAATGACTGTTAGCTAGACGGGGGTAACAACTACCTGTgttttttaaaccaaagtttGCTATGCTATAACAAGTTCACAAGACTTGTACCAgcttacatttaaaaatataattagtatatatatatataaaaaaaaacgatcCAAGAAATCTATGGCTTGATACTCATAAGTGTAGTAGTTAATAAACCAGGATAATCCAAGTATGGCATGTTTGCCCCTAAAGGTGGGaaagaaatcaaaataaatatatttaagattTGCATAAAGGCAAAAAAGaatgataaaaatacaattaaactGATAAAATATGtatctatataaatataattaataaagCAGAACAGATGTACAATCAACCGTActtataaaagtaaaataatctCTAAGTTTCAAAGTTAGCCATATCTTCGGAAGGCCGGTTGGGGACGATACTGCGAGTAACGTTATAATGAAGTTTTAGGTTAGGGGTTAGGGAAATACTCAGATTTTTTTAATGCAACTTAAAACTACCATGTTTCAGACATAGACAATCGGACGTATGGATCGACAGAATTTAAAATACCACAAAATATCTATTTAAGTGTAATTTAAGATATTCCATGTTTGTTGAATTTCGTTTTGTATCAAATTATTTAGCTGGGCTACAAATTGGTATTGGTGTATTTATGCATCTTGGATATTTCTGTAACCAATATTTCATCACAACAGGATTTGGAGTAACCTCGATTATCACTGGAATTATTGGATTAACACTAACATTTCGGATGCATTTCAGCGCTTTAAATGGAACCTATATGACAAGTTCAGCAATAAATGTAATTTACGCTTCATTTCATGGCATGAGGTATGCTTCACTCGACAAATTATTTTGCAAGTTCATTGGTGCAACAGCAATGGCTTGTATGGGCATCTCATTAGTTGCCATCGTGTTTTGTATGAAGACCAACATTTGTTGTCCAAGTTGTCATGCGTATGGTAAGTATTATATCTACTTTTTGAGCAGAGCAGCGCAAACAATTAACGGAATAGTTTTTGAGAAGATGCGCAAAATTAGAGTTGGGGGAAACTGAAAATTTCTACTAGGAAATAATTGGAACAGTAAATTTCACAAAATGCGCCCTCTTTTgtcaagtaaaaacaaaaacagacaaGTAGTAAATTATAGTAGTTGATTTGTTTACAATtgtctttttaaagttttgtttgTGCCTTAGAGTTCTATCTAACTGATGCTTTGTCATTTCGTAAAGTTGCCAAAAACGGCCATTTTTGTAAGTATTACGTTCAGGATTGCAGATAAATGCCTATCTTGACTTTCAACGTCGAATCTCTAATTTAATTAGGAGTAACACCACAGTATTTGTCTGTTCACAATAGTACACCATTTTTACAGAACTTTTGCGGAGTAATTTAATTACTCTACTGGCAGGCTATTTTTATAGGCATAATTGCTTCGTACTGTACCGCCAGATGTATTGCCAGTCTGGTGAGttaaataagaaagaaaaaaagtgtttttgaaACAGTAGCCAAATAGGCACTTTTATTTTGTAAGGGAGGACCAACACATTTGTGTATCATATAACAACTAACTCTCTTCAATTCACAACCTTTTATATATAGAACATAGATGTTTCTCTTCATCCTTGTTGTCGCGTTACAAAAGTGACCCTATGCCAGAAATGCATTTACTGTTTTTTAGGCGACCGCACCACTTACCAATAACACCAGCGCACGAGAATTGTTTAGATCTATTCGTTGAATAAAATATATGTCGTAGTCTTCCTTGGCAATGTTTTGACGTAAATTTGTTTTGATGTTAAGACACAATATGGCttattaaagaaattaaagaaaCTAAAAAGTTATAAATTAACATTGAGTTCCTCATAGCATTGTCAAATTCAATATTATCGATACACAAAACGTTATGCTCTAGATCCTTTTAAATGGGGCATAGAGACGTTTTACTTAAAATGTATATGTCAGTTCACCAGAAAAACTGCAATGTACAAAGTTTTA
The genomic region above belongs to Hydractinia symbiolongicarpus strain clone_291-10 chromosome 4, HSymV2.1, whole genome shotgun sequence and contains:
- the LOC130642076 gene encoding uncharacterized protein LOC130642076 isoform X1, yielding MIFVVRTYAMDILYSPGNWLHSYMKNHSDTIYIFKMQRIISNEIQLPDGRVGVPIYIQPSVFPPLIYPCHVITLRICAGLQIGIGVFMHLGYFCNQYFITTGFGVTSIITGIIGLTLTFRMHFSALNGTYMTSSAINVIYASFHGMRYASLDKLFCKFIGATAMACMGISLVAIVFCMKTNICCPSCHAYDPERNSRYGANAANIDEIQPNPNVCAPQDMAQLFESRNICSTRLESPPAYTE
- the LOC130642076 gene encoding uncharacterized protein LOC130642076 isoform X2, translated to MIFVVRTYAMDILYSPGNWLHSYMKNHSDTIYIFKMQRIISNEIQLPDGRVGVPIYIQPSVFPPLIYPCHVITLRICGFGVTSIITGIIGLTLTFRMHFSALNGTYMTSSAINVIYASFHGMRYASLDKLFCKFIGATAMACMGISLVAIVFCMKTNICCPSCHAYDPERNSRYGANAANIDEIQPNPNVCAPQDMAQLFESRNICSTRLESPPAYTE